One Nocardia huaxiensis genomic window, GCGCACTGATCCTCGGGTGTGTGGTGCCGGGCGTGAACCTGGTCTGGCCCGGCGTCTTCCTCACCGACGCGGTGCGGGCCCGCGCCGCCGGCACCATGTTGCCCGGCGGTGATCCGCGCCTGCTTCGCACCGTCCGGATCTGGTGGGCCGCATGGGTTCTCAACGGCATCCTGGTGGTGGTGGCGCAGCTGTACCGGTTCGCGGACACGCTGCAGGCGCAGGCCGACGGCGTGCTCGTCGCCGCCTGGACCGACCTCGCGGCGGCCGCGGTGGCGGTGCTGACGCTGTGGATGGTGCGCACCTTCGACGGGCGTGACCTGCGCGGACGCGAGGTCGGCCGAACCCGCTGGCTGGTGGCGACCGCGCCCGCGGAACCCGTCATCGAACCCGTGCACCCCGGCGCCGAATCCGCCCGTGCGCGTGCCGAATCCGAGCCCGACGAGTCCGCCGCGCGCGAATCCGGTTCTGCCGGGCGCGCGCCCGCCGACGCCGTCGGGAATGATGAGGCCGTGGCATCGAATCCCGAGGAGGTATTGGCGAAGTGAGCCGGGCCAGTCGCGCGCCGTTCGTTGTCGCGCACCGGGGGGCGTCGGCGGCGCGACCCGAACATACGCTTGCCGCCTACGAACTCGCGCTGCAGGAAGGCGCCGACGGCGTCGAATGCGATATCCGCCTGACCAAGGATGGGCACCTGGTCTGCGTGCACGACCGCACCGTGGACCGCACCTCCAACGGCACCGGCGCGGTCAGCGAAATGACCCTGGACGAACTGAAGTCGCTGGACTTCAGCATGAACGGCACCGAACCGGCCGAGGTGCTCACGCTGTCCGAACTCATCGAGCTGGTGCTGGACTGGAAGAGCCGTCCCACCAAGCTCTTCATCGAGACCAAGCATCCGGTCCGCTACGGCGCGCTGGTGGAAACCACACTGCTGAACGAACTGCAGCGCTACGGCATCGCCACCCCCGCCTCCGCCGACCATTCGCGCGCGGTCGTCATGTCTTTCGCGGCGACGGCCGTCTGGCGCATCCGCCGCGCCGCGCCGCTGCTACCCACGGTGTTGCTCGGCGAGTCCTCTCTCTACCTCTCCGGCGGCGCGGCGACCACGGTGGGCGCCACCGCGGTCGGCCCCTCGGTCCGCACCCTGCGCGAACATCCGGATCTCGTCGACAAGGCCGCCGCCGCGGGCCGCGCCACGTACGTCTGGACCGTCGACGACCACGAGGACGTGAAGCTCTGCGCCGAACTCGGCGTCGACTGGGTCGCCACCAATCACCCGGGCCGCACCAAGAACTCGCTCGACGCCTGAAAACGCGCGCGGCGCAGCCGAATGGCAGGGTTCGGGGGCGAAGCCCCTGAGAGTCTGCGCGAGCCCTGCGGGTAGTTTTCAGGGCTATGGGTAAGAGCAAGCGCAACACTCCCAAGCAGGGGAGCAATCGGGCCGAGAAGCTGGCCGCGCGTCGCGCCGCGCACGAGCAGGCCGCGCAGACCGTCACGCGCCCGTTCGAGGGCCTGGCCGCGGAATGCGATCTGGTCGCGCTACGGGAGTTCGTGCCGTCCGCGACCGCGACGCTGAAGCTGTCGCCGAATGTCGCCGCCGAGCGCCCCGTCACCCTCGCCACGGTGCTGCCGGGTGCGGTGGCCGCGCTGGTGCGCGCCGGTGACGAGCCGGTCGGTTTCGTCGGCACGCAGGTGCAGTTCCAGTCCGCCGATCCGTCGGCCGACCTCGCCGCCGCCATCCTGTGGACGCAGGGCGCGGAGCCGGGCGATTCGCTGCAGACCGCGAATGTGGAAGGCGCGCCGCGGCTTTCGGAGGTGCTGGACCCAGGCGCTGCCCTGGACCTGACCGTGCACCAGGACTTCAACTGGTGGGTGCCCGCGGGCGTCACCCCGGACCCGCAGGTGGCGGCCACCATCGAGCAGGCCAATCAGGCGATCATGCCGTCGGCGCGCCTGGAGCTGGGTGCGGACGCGGTCGGCGCGGCCTGGTGGGTGGACGCCGGCGAGAAGGCGCACCTGCGCTGGGTGCGGCCCGAGGACGAGGACGCCCTCATGCTGGCGCTGGCGCGGTTGCACGCCGCCGGCAACCTGAATTTGGGTGAGGGTTCGCGGTTCGCGGGCTCGTTCCGCACGCACGGCCTGCTGGTCCCGGTATTCGATCTTGATCCGGAAAAGCACGCCACCGAATGGGAGGCTCCGGCCCGCGAATTCGGCGCCCGTTTGGCCGAGGCACTGAAGGTCGACGCCCCGCTGACTTCCGACGAGCGCCGCTCCCGTGATGGGCTGCGCTCCCGTCAGGTCACCCTGCGCTGACGCTCTGACCAGCGTTTTTCCGGCTGTTCGCGGTGGTCTCCGGACCTGCCGCGGGCAGCCGGAATTTTTTGCGGAGAATTTTTTGAAAAAGGATCATTTCTATCGCGGAACTCGGTTAGGTTCTCATCACCCCACAGATCCACGGGGAAGGTGCTCCGGCACCGAGCTACACCGATGAGGAGAAAACCATGGAAGCCATTCTCACGCTGATCAAGTCCCTGTTCAGCTCGATCTCCGCGAAGTGAACCAGCTTCGGCAGAGATAAACGAAGAGCCCGGTCGAGCGCAAGCGACCGGGCTCTTCGTATCGGCTCATCCACCGAAGCGAATTACAACGAACCGCCCGCGGCGTGCGGCGAACCGGAAGCGTCCTTCGGGGAACTCATTTCGCGGGAGACGTAATTCTCCAGGTCGAACAGATTCGCGCTCGCGCGCTCGGCGACGGCCAGCAGGGTGCGCATGGTCGCGACTTCCTCGACCTGCTCCTTCAGGAACCACTGCATGAACTGTTCGCCCTGGTAGTCGCCCTCTTCCCGGGCGGTCTTGGCGAGCTGCACGATCTGGTCGGTGACCGCTTCCTCCTGCGCGAGCGCGAGGGCGATCGGCTCCTTGGCATTCGCGAATTGCGACTTGCCGGCGTCGGTCGGCGCCACTTCGACATTGAAGTCCTGATCGAGCAGGTACTGCGCGATCATCATGGCGTGATTACGCTCTTCGACGGCCTGCTTGTAGAAATACTTCGCGAGCACCGGCAGGTCGGCGTGATCGAACCACATGGCGATGGCGATGTACTGATGCTCCGCATTGAATTCATTGCGGATCTGATCCTGGAGCAAGGCGTGGAACTTGCTCTTCTTGGTTTGGGTACGCGTGGCCATGGCGACGACATTAGCCCTGCTCACACGGCGTGTCATCCAAGTGCAGCCTTATTGAGCACAGCCTTATTGAGGCAAGTATTGCCTAATTTGCACTAATTGCCGACCGTCGTCACCAGGTCCGACGGGACCTGTTCGTCGTTCGCCAGCGCCTCGAAGAACCTGCTCGCTTTCGCCTTGTCCCACAGCACCACATTGCCGCTGCCGTCCACATCCTCGAACCCGCCGATCGGCACCGTCGTGGCAATCGGATCACCGCCCAGCGCCCGGCCCAGCGAGGCCAGATTCCACACGTGGCAGCCGTCGTCGACCTTCAGCGCCTTCGTCAAGCCCTGTATCAGCGGCCAGGACCGGAACGGATTGATGAGCGTGCCCGGACTGGACGCCTTCTTCAGCAGCGCGCTCAGGAACTTGCGCTGATTCAGCATGCGATCCAGATCCGCGCGCGGCGTGGCGCGGGTGCGCACGAAACCGAGCGCCTCGGCGCCGTTCAGTTTCTGGCAGCCGGCCTGCAGATCGATGCCCGCCAAGGGGTCGTTGATCGCCTCGTCCAGGCACATGTCGATGCCGCCGACCGCGTCGACGATATCGGCGAAACCGCCGAAGCCGATCTGCGCGTAATGGTCGATGCGCAGGCCCGTCGCACCCTCCACGGTCTGCACCAGCAGTTGCGGGCCGCCGATCGCGAAGGAGGCGTTGAGCTTGTCCCTGCCATTGCCCGGAATGCTCACGTACGAGTCGCGCGGCAGGCTGACCAGCGTCGGCGTTCCCGACTCCGGAACGTGCACGAGGATGATCGTGTCGGTGCGCTCGGAGCCCACCTCGCCACCGGTGGACAGCTCCTGTTCCTGCTCCTCGCTCAGCCCGGAACGACTGTCCGAACCCACCAGAAGCCAATTCGTCCCGGGCGTGTCGCCGGGCCGTCCGGAGTAGCTCGTCAGTGCGTCGATGCGCACCAGATGCGTGTCCACGTAGACGGCCGCCGCGATCGGGAGCGCCAGCAACAACACCAGAACGATGAGAATCAGCCGCCCCCACCGCAATCTGAACTTGCGTCTGGACCCACGCGGCCGATCCCCGCCGCCCCCACCACGTCTCGGCGGCCGCGAGGGCGGTGGCGGAGGCGGGGGAGTGTCCTCGCGATACGGGACGGGCTGCTGGGTCGGCGCGTGCAACAGCGGAGCGCCTTCCCGATCCCGCTCCGAGTACTTCCGCGTCGCCGCCGGATTCCCCTGGGCGGCGGCCTGATCGCGGCGCGCATCGGCGGGTCCGCGCTGCCCTGCTCGGTCGCGTGGCGGATTGTTCGAATTGCGCTGTGGCGGAGCCTGTTCGCGCCGGGGTGGCGGCTGATTGCGCGGGTTCTTCACCGTCGGCACCTGCGAATATGCCTGTGGCCGACGGGGTTCCTCACGATCGAGCTTGCGGGTGGGATCGAAGCCGGGGCGGTCGCGCCCGGGTTGTGGGCCGCGTGCGCCCTGGTCCGGGCGCTGTGGCCGACCGCCTTGACCGGCGGGCGGTGCCGCCGGATTCGGGCGCATCGGTCGCGCGGGCTGTGCGCGCGGAGGTTGCGGCTGGTTCGCTGCGGGGCGCTGCGGACGGGCCGGGGGCTCGCCTGCGCGACCAGGCGGCGGCTCCCGGCGCATCCGTGCGTAGTGCTGGGGGTCGTCGCCGTTCATCACCAGAAACTCTACTGATGGAACCGTTCGCGCGGTTCATCTCGATGTCATTACGGTTGCATCATGGCAGCCAGGAGACGTGTCCGCGCAGGAATGCGTAACCGAGATACGCCACCGTGTCGATGAGCGCGTGCGCCAGCAGCAGCGGCCACAACCGGTTGGTTCGCTGCCAGTAGCGGCCGAAGATCACCCCCATCACCAGGTTGCCCACCCCGGCGCCAAGCCCCTGATACAGGTGATAGCTGCCGCGCAGCAGCGCCGACGCCAGCAGCGACCGGTTCTCCGACCACCCCAGCTGTCGCAAGCGGGTGATCAGCCACGCCACCACCAGCACTTCCTCGGCCGCCGAATTCGCCCACGCGGACAGCACCAGCACGGGCAGCCGCCACCAGTGTTCGAGCGACCCCGGCACGATGGTGACGCTCGCCCCCAGCGTGTGCGCCGCCAGATACAACCCCAGCCCCGGAATCCCGATGACCGCCGCCAGCGCCGACCCCGGCAGCACATCCGCCCGCCACCGCAGCCGCCGCGCCAGCCCGATCGCCTTCGGTCCGATCCCGCTGCGCCACAACAGATACAGCCCCAGCGCCGCCCATCCGAGCAGTCGCGCCACACCCAGCAGCTGGAACATCAGATCGATGGCCGATTGCGCCGCCCGCGACGGATTCAACGCGACCGTCTGCCCGCCCACCCCGCCCGGCGACAGCGCACTCTCCAGCAGCGACAGCGCCGCATTCGCCCCGCTCAACC contains:
- a CDS encoding glycerophosphodiester phosphodiesterase: MSRASRAPFVVAHRGASAARPEHTLAAYELALQEGADGVECDIRLTKDGHLVCVHDRTVDRTSNGTGAVSEMTLDELKSLDFSMNGTEPAEVLTLSELIELVLDWKSRPTKLFIETKHPVRYGALVETTLLNELQRYGIATPASADHSRAVVMSFAATAVWRIRRAAPLLPTVLLGESSLYLSGGAATTVGATAVGPSVRTLREHPDLVDKAAAAGRATYVWTVDDHEDVKLCAELGVDWVATNHPGRTKNSLDA
- a CDS encoding DUF5926 family protein, coding for MGKSKRNTPKQGSNRAEKLAARRAAHEQAAQTVTRPFEGLAAECDLVALREFVPSATATLKLSPNVAAERPVTLATVLPGAVAALVRAGDEPVGFVGTQVQFQSADPSADLAAAILWTQGAEPGDSLQTANVEGAPRLSEVLDPGAALDLTVHQDFNWWVPAGVTPDPQVAATIEQANQAIMPSARLELGADAVGAAWWVDAGEKAHLRWVRPEDEDALMLALARLHAAGNLNLGEGSRFAGSFRTHGLLVPVFDLDPEKHATEWEAPAREFGARLAEALKVDAPLTSDERRSRDGLRSRQVTLR
- a CDS encoding ferritin — translated: MATRTQTKKSKFHALLQDQIRNEFNAEHQYIAIAMWFDHADLPVLAKYFYKQAVEERNHAMMIAQYLLDQDFNVEVAPTDAGKSQFANAKEPIALALAQEEAVTDQIVQLAKTAREEGDYQGEQFMQWFLKEQVEEVATMRTLLAVAERASANLFDLENYVSREMSSPKDASGSPHAAGGSL
- a CDS encoding LCP family protein, with amino-acid sequence MKNPRNQPPPRREQAPPQRNSNNPPRDRAGQRGPADARRDQAAAQGNPAATRKYSERDREGAPLLHAPTQQPVPYREDTPPPPPPPSRPPRRGGGGGDRPRGSRRKFRLRWGRLILIVLVLLLALPIAAAVYVDTHLVRIDALTSYSGRPGDTPGTNWLLVGSDSRSGLSEEQEQELSTGGEVGSERTDTIILVHVPESGTPTLVSLPRDSYVSIPGNGRDKLNASFAIGGPQLLVQTVEGATGLRIDHYAQIGFGGFADIVDAVGGIDMCLDEAINDPLAGIDLQAGCQKLNGAEALGFVRTRATPRADLDRMLNQRKFLSALLKKASSPGTLINPFRSWPLIQGLTKALKVDDGCHVWNLASLGRALGGDPIATTVPIGGFEDVDGSGNVVLWDKAKASRFFEALANDEQVPSDLVTTVGN
- a CDS encoding CPBP family intramembrane glutamic endopeptidase encodes the protein MVSAAESRAGWPAPASSDGEKRAIRIEIAVVLVVTFGLSGANAALSLLESALSPGGVGGQTVALNPSRAAQSAIDLMFQLLGVARLLGWAALGLYLLWRSGIGPKAIGLARRLRWRADVLPGSALAAVIGIPGLGLYLAAHTLGASVTIVPGSLEHWWRLPVLVLSAWANSAAEEVLVVAWLITRLRQLGWSENRSLLASALLRGSYHLYQGLGAGVGNLVMGVIFGRYWQRTNRLWPLLLAHALIDTVAYLGYAFLRGHVSWLP